Proteins found in one Fodinicurvata sp. EGI_FJ10296 genomic segment:
- a CDS encoding helix-turn-helix domain-containing protein codes for MPDDRELSLAEAIRRSVDQLTPAAVSRRVNAGENPVRVWREHRRMTLEALAAAAGVDAADLSAIESGQKDGSQSMMEAIAGALKVDLDDIV; via the coding sequence GTGCCTGATGACCGCGAACTGTCGCTCGCCGAAGCCATTCGCCGGAGCGTCGATCAGTTGACGCCGGCTGCGGTTTCACGACGGGTGAACGCCGGTGAGAACCCGGTGCGGGTGTGGCGGGAGCATCGCCGTATGACGCTTGAGGCCCTGGCGGCCGCCGCCGGTGTCGACGCGGCTGACCTGTCGGCAATTGAGTCGGGCCAGAAAGACGGCAGCCAGTCGATGATGGAAGCCATCGCCGGGGCCTTGAAGGTCGATCTCGACGATATCGTTTAG
- a CDS encoding phage tail protein I, translated as MTEPAPYLVGSDQLTDGTGLRGFAADGTPLWAREVRATALARHRDGWLVAGGASRVRRLDPDGTEIWSAEAGGTLRAVAVNLAGTVVAATAGGVAAFDADGAPLWTIESNSDVWGVAIDRDGGIALARVDGRVERRDAGGALIWAVERGAAAIAVALTSAGGVIATGSADGDGRHLTAYDADGAPRWSASFGSAPYIWAVAVDDRGHVTVGGAPDAGIVARQYTGDGEVVWSSTAGDPGQIRALSVTPDGTVLTAGAWGIGPKAALLDAGTGAVIWTDDSFDRAASTAAAPGVRGGGHWRHEAERAAHARAAATLAAVARKRTGGGGGIVSTARVTPMVARRSGEAAALTVGVIGAAAAARTARVVGNVRAAVDLPAAAFRLIRTPATIKTDVTVGAAGVAITDAPAEPQIVTADVTVTAGATLDVSAGRIAGGGAGSRVDVSLASTGHKRADRTGATAFTFGIAGHGRPYRRGAAGTVAGGTGRAATTGLRVTVASTRAIGSGNATTTAAHYGRARSRIGNRGRAAIATAKPRPTLLPSSATNEMRALEAVTVRTTDLPALHRHNADPERVRSQLLPWQAWERAVDIWDTTWPDATKRAVSGRAIATHRIRGTPAAVESALASLGVDDSVLTEWFEEDPAGPPYTFRATVTRAGGIERGLTRNLGRAVAASKNTRSHMTRLTLVVPMAATPFHAAPAALAGQAVTVAPIWDPPGPIAGTAAGAGAVHTVTAVTVPAHHEAPHNEDTYA; from the coding sequence ATGACCGAACCCGCGCCCTATCTTGTCGGCAGCGATCAGCTGACCGACGGGACCGGTCTGCGCGGATTCGCGGCCGACGGCACCCCGCTCTGGGCGCGGGAGGTCCGGGCGACGGCGCTGGCCCGCCATCGCGACGGCTGGCTGGTCGCCGGTGGTGCGAGCCGTGTCCGTCGTCTCGACCCCGACGGGACCGAGATCTGGTCGGCGGAGGCCGGCGGCACCCTGCGCGCCGTCGCCGTCAACCTGGCCGGAACCGTGGTCGCCGCCACCGCCGGCGGTGTGGCCGCCTTCGACGCCGATGGCGCGCCGCTATGGACGATAGAGAGTAATTCGGACGTCTGGGGCGTTGCCATCGACCGCGACGGCGGCATTGCGCTGGCCAGGGTCGATGGCCGGGTCGAGCGCCGCGACGCCGGCGGTGCCCTGATCTGGGCGGTCGAGCGGGGCGCCGCCGCGATCGCGGTCGCGCTGACCTCAGCCGGCGGGGTCATCGCCACCGGCAGCGCCGACGGCGATGGCCGGCATCTGACGGCTTATGACGCCGATGGCGCCCCGCGCTGGTCGGCATCGTTCGGCTCGGCCCCCTATATCTGGGCCGTCGCGGTCGATGATCGCGGCCATGTCACGGTCGGCGGCGCCCCCGATGCCGGCATCGTCGCCCGTCAGTACACCGGCGACGGCGAGGTCGTCTGGTCGAGCACTGCAGGCGACCCGGGCCAGATCCGCGCCCTGTCGGTGACGCCGGACGGGACCGTGCTGACCGCCGGCGCCTGGGGCATTGGCCCCAAAGCGGCGCTGCTCGACGCCGGTACCGGCGCCGTGATCTGGACCGATGACAGCTTCGACCGCGCCGCCTCGACGGCGGCCGCACCGGGCGTGCGCGGCGGTGGACACTGGCGCCACGAGGCCGAACGGGCGGCGCACGCCCGGGCTGCGGCGACGCTTGCGGCCGTCGCCCGCAAGCGAACCGGCGGTGGCGGCGGGATCGTCTCGACGGCCAGGGTTACTCCGATGGTCGCGCGCCGATCGGGGGAGGCGGCGGCCCTGACGGTGGGGGTGATCGGGGCCGCCGCAGCCGCGAGAACAGCCCGCGTCGTCGGCAACGTGCGGGCCGCCGTAGATCTTCCAGCGGCTGCCTTCAGATTGATCCGGACACCGGCAACGATCAAGACGGACGTAACCGTCGGAGCCGCCGGCGTGGCGATCACGGACGCGCCGGCCGAGCCGCAGATTGTAACCGCCGACGTCACCGTCACGGCAGGGGCAACCCTCGATGTCTCAGCCGGCCGGATCGCCGGTGGTGGGGCGGGATCGCGGGTCGACGTTTCCTTGGCCAGCACCGGCCACAAGCGGGCCGACCGCACCGGGGCGACCGCTTTCACATTCGGGATCGCCGGGCACGGTCGACCGTACCGGCGGGGCGCCGCCGGAACTGTTGCCGGTGGCACCGGGCGCGCCGCGACAACCGGCCTTAGGGTCACCGTTGCCTCAACACGGGCAATCGGCAGCGGCAATGCCACCACGACCGCCGCCCACTACGGCCGGGCCCGATCGCGCATCGGCAACCGGGGCCGGGCGGCGATCGCAACCGCCAAGCCGCGCCCGACGCTGCTGCCGTCGAGCGCCACCAACGAAATGCGCGCGCTCGAGGCCGTGACCGTTCGCACCACCGATCTGCCGGCACTGCACCGACACAACGCCGATCCCGAGCGGGTCCGCTCGCAGTTGCTGCCCTGGCAGGCCTGGGAGCGCGCCGTCGATATCTGGGACACGACCTGGCCCGACGCCACCAAGCGCGCGGTCTCGGGCCGCGCCATCGCCACCCACCGCATCCGGGGCACCCCGGCGGCGGTGGAATCGGCACTCGCCAGCCTCGGCGTCGACGACTCGGTACTGACCGAATGGTTCGAGGAAGACCCTGCCGGGCCGCCCTACACCTTTCGCGCCACCGTCACCCGCGCCGGCGGTATCGAGCGCGGGCTGACCCGCAATCTCGGCCGCGCCGTCGCCGCCTCCAAGAACACCCGCAGCCACATGACCCGGCTGACCCTGGTCGTGCCCATGGCCGCGACGCCGTTTCATGCCGCCCCGGCCGCACTCGCCGGTCAGGCGGTCACCGTCGCCCCGATCTGGGATCCGCCCGGACCGATCGCCGGCACCGCCGCCGGGGCGGGTGCGGTCCACACCGTCACGGCCGTCACCGTGCCCGCTCACCATGAGGCCCCCCACAACGAGGATACTTATGCCTGA
- a CDS encoding baseplate J/gp47 family protein: MTDLDIPPVRAYAGVDLASFTPPPIVDEGDFEAIYAEMRAEFVRRYPDYSAMVESDPVSALLQANAWRELLLRQRINEASRATLLASARSEDLDRKAWDLSQTKRLLIEPGDPDALPPVEPVWEEDDALRERAQLALYRLSVAGPDNAYISAARDAHPAIKSASVASPEPGRVIVTVLTREGRGVPGPEVLAAVEAALSARDVRPLTDRVEVRAAAIIAYRVEARLRVYDGPDAEVVRAEAEKRLRAYVAARHRLGDPVARSGLFAALSPSGVQLVTLDSPADHILPTAHEAAWCEAVTITLED, translated from the coding sequence ATGACCGACCTCGATATCCCGCCGGTGCGCGCCTATGCCGGGGTCGATCTGGCTTCGTTCACGCCGCCGCCGATCGTCGACGAGGGCGATTTCGAGGCGATTTATGCCGAGATGCGCGCCGAGTTCGTCCGGCGCTATCCTGATTACTCGGCCATGGTCGAGTCCGATCCGGTCTCGGCGTTGTTGCAGGCCAATGCCTGGCGCGAGCTGCTCTTGCGCCAGCGTATCAACGAGGCCTCGCGCGCCACCCTGCTGGCCAGCGCCCGGAGTGAGGATCTCGACCGCAAGGCCTGGGACCTGTCGCAGACCAAACGGCTGTTGATCGAGCCCGGCGATCCCGACGCCCTGCCGCCGGTCGAACCGGTCTGGGAAGAGGACGACGCCCTGCGCGAACGGGCCCAGCTGGCGCTCTACCGGCTGAGCGTGGCCGGGCCGGACAACGCCTATATCTCCGCCGCCCGCGATGCGCATCCGGCGATCAAGTCGGCCTCGGTCGCCAGTCCGGAACCGGGCCGGGTGATCGTCACCGTGCTGACCCGCGAGGGCCGGGGCGTGCCGGGACCGGAAGTATTGGCGGCGGTGGAAGCGGCGCTGTCCGCCCGCGACGTCCGGCCGCTGACCGACCGGGTCGAGGTGCGCGCCGCCGCGATCATCGCGTACCGGGTCGAGGCGCGCTTGCGGGTCTATGACGGCCCCGACGCCGAGGTGGTGCGCGCCGAGGCCGAAAAGCGCCTGCGGGCTTACGTCGCCGCCCGTCACCGGCTGGGCGATCCGGTCGCCCGGTCGGGCCTCTTTGCCGCGCTGTCGCCGTCGGGGGTTCAGCTGGTCACGCTCGACAGCCCGGCCGATCACATCCTGCCCACGGCGCATGAGGCGGCGTGGTGCGAAGCCGTCACCATCACTCTGGAGGATTGA
- a CDS encoding phage tail protein codes for MPDQDYYTILTDAGRAELAAAMADDSPLGIAEAALGDGGGTSYDPTPDQTALVGEWHRRPVNRITVDPANPHWVVVEVVVPMSVGGHYVREVGLIDSDGALIAIAKFPPTYKPTLIAGTGSDLIIRVILEVVNADSVELLIDPTVVTASRAYVDQTVGAMAGDLTQAIGTLADDLDDAAWRPVIDAIDKADPSTAGLPTAAAVIAAVNDALAAGLRPRRVTILDNPGDHSYRKPVWLREVWAIGTAAGGGGGGTEAGAGGEAVGSGGGAGGTFLRRRPATALNTAENIRVGWGGPGGYGHDQGGHGGATSFGAHATATGGRGGGGSVNRDSGTGRGSGGLGGSAHGGDLNLGGQAGGSAPVIRGRGVPSGFGGAGFWGGGGISRMNSYVVIDGTDGTAPGSGGGGASTNYKNAHGRGGRGAHGLMMLIELEALA; via the coding sequence ATGCCTGACCAGGACTATTACACCATCCTGACCGATGCCGGCCGGGCCGAGCTGGCCGCCGCCATGGCCGACGATAGCCCGCTGGGCATTGCCGAGGCGGCGCTGGGCGATGGCGGCGGGACGAGCTATGACCCGACGCCGGACCAGACGGCACTGGTCGGCGAATGGCATCGCCGGCCGGTCAACCGGATCACCGTCGATCCCGCCAACCCGCATTGGGTGGTGGTCGAGGTGGTGGTGCCGATGTCGGTCGGCGGGCATTACGTGCGCGAGGTCGGGCTGATCGACAGCGACGGCGCCCTGATCGCGATCGCCAAGTTCCCGCCGACCTACAAGCCGACGCTGATCGCCGGTACCGGCTCCGACCTGATCATCCGGGTGATCCTGGAGGTGGTCAACGCGGATTCGGTCGAACTGCTGATCGACCCGACAGTGGTCACGGCCAGTCGCGCCTATGTCGACCAGACGGTCGGGGCGATGGCCGGTGATCTGACGCAGGCGATCGGGACGTTGGCCGATGATCTCGATGACGCCGCCTGGCGGCCGGTCATCGACGCGATCGACAAAGCGGACCCGTCCACCGCCGGCCTGCCCACGGCCGCCGCCGTGATCGCCGCCGTCAACGACGCGCTTGCCGCCGGCCTGCGGCCGCGCCGGGTGACCATCCTCGATAATCCGGGCGATCACAGCTATCGCAAGCCCGTCTGGCTGCGCGAAGTCTGGGCGATCGGTACGGCCGCCGGCGGCGGGGGCGGCGGCACTGAAGCCGGGGCGGGCGGCGAAGCGGTCGGCTCCGGCGGCGGCGCCGGCGGCACCTTTCTCCGGCGCCGGCCGGCAACGGCCCTGAACACGGCCGAGAATATCCGGGTCGGCTGGGGCGGACCCGGCGGATACGGCCACGATCAGGGCGGTCATGGCGGGGCGACGTCGTTTGGCGCCCACGCCACGGCGACCGGCGGGCGCGGCGGTGGCGGGTCCGTCAACCGTGATAGCGGGACGGGGCGCGGCAGTGGCGGGCTCGGTGGCAGCGCCCATGGCGGCGACCTCAATCTCGGCGGTCAGGCAGGCGGATCGGCACCGGTGATCCGGGGGCGCGGCGTTCCCAGCGGCTTCGGCGGCGCCGGCTTCTGGGGTGGTGGCGGTATCAGCCGGATGAACAGCTATGTCGTGATCGACGGCACTGACGGCACCGCGCCCGGGAGCGGTGGCGGCGGGGCAAGCACGAACTACAAGAACGCCCATGGCCGGGGCGGTCGCGGCGCCCACGGGCTGATGATGCTGATCGAACTGGAGGCTTTGGCATGA
- a CDS encoding GIY-YIG nuclease family protein has translation MSKNIDEFCRDHNMSKQRYGYCVYSIHSDDGKNYVGSTTNLYDRIRKHYYELINNKHHSVKLQSEFNKNSSGLSVSILEELTNDSDIKTLRNKEQFWIDKLNSFLEGYNSKSRAEGPEVGLLTYALNLKRSRQEEFIDVYMTKVNYELSATKEDIENHNTEFQETIHNRGKYGLFLFLMFGVGFHFEIYIIMVIAFIGSIFIIFPLPKSLNSVSRERVKREENRELENAKLFALDSLAKIMSYEKMIDFNRAKDLIEDCEQMYMEREQKAEFYRMKSNSRRRLKKYF, from the coding sequence ATGAGCAAGAACATAGATGAATTCTGTCGTGATCATAATATGTCGAAACAACGATATGGGTATTGCGTTTACTCTATCCATTCTGATGATGGAAAAAATTACGTTGGATCAACGACTAATCTGTATGACAGAATACGTAAGCACTATTATGAGCTTATAAATAATAAGCATCACTCTGTCAAACTACAGTCGGAATTCAATAAAAATAGCTCTGGATTGTCAGTTTCAATTCTTGAAGAATTAACAAATGATTCAGATATAAAAACGTTGCGAAATAAAGAGCAATTTTGGATCGACAAACTTAATAGTTTTCTAGAAGGGTACAACTCTAAAAGCCGCGCCGAGGGACCCGAAGTCGGATTACTGACCTACGCGCTCAATCTAAAAAGAAGTCGTCAAGAAGAATTCATCGACGTATATATGACGAAAGTAAATTATGAATTGAGCGCCACAAAAGAGGATATTGAAAATCATAATACAGAATTTCAGGAAACGATTCATAATCGGGGTAAATACGGATTGTTTCTGTTTCTAATGTTTGGAGTGGGATTTCATTTTGAAATTTATATTATCATGGTGATTGCGTTCATCGGATCTATATTTATTATTTTTCCACTACCAAAATCTTTAAATAGCGTTTCGAGAGAGAGAGTGAAAAGAGAGGAAAATAGAGAATTAGAGAACGCAAAGTTGTTTGCATTAGATAGCCTCGCAAAAATAATGTCTTACGAAAAGATGATTGATTTCAACAGAGCGAAAGATTTAATTGAAGATTGTGAACAGATGTATATGGAACGCGAACAAAAAGCAGAGTTTTATAGAATGAAAAGTAATTCTAGAAGAAGATTAAAAAAATACTTTTAA
- a CDS encoding tail fiber assembly protein: protein MKALIHNGRIEQIEGEAFPVAAPLHWVDAPEAAEVGWHHDGTVFAPPPTDAGTVTWPAIRRERDDRLIASDWTQLPDADLSDAEREAWRGYRKALRDITDAFNDPAAVVWPDPPSVTDG, encoded by the coding sequence ATGAAAGCACTGATCCATAACGGCCGGATCGAACAGATCGAAGGCGAAGCGTTCCCGGTGGCGGCCCCGCTTCACTGGGTCGACGCGCCCGAGGCGGCCGAGGTCGGCTGGCACCATGACGGCACGGTCTTCGCCCCGCCCCCAACTGATGCCGGAACCGTCACTTGGCCCGCGATCCGCCGCGAGCGCGACGACCGCCTGATCGCCAGCGACTGGACCCAATTGCCCGACGCCGATCTGAGCGACGCGGAACGAGAGGCCTGGCGCGGCTATCGCAAGGCCCTGCGCGACATCACCGACGCCTTCAACGACCCGGCGGCGGTTGTCTGGCCGGATCCGCCTTCGGTGACTGACGGCTAA
- a CDS encoding major capsid protein: MDIFQHEAFSQASLTHAASKIPFRPRLLGQMGLFQHKHSFTTVLKVERRDGVLRLVPTSPRGAPHQHSPGGKREIQFFEPPRLQDGFTLYADELQNIRQFASNELADVQREFAERKLQPRDNLELTMEHHRVGAVQGIVLDADGETVLIDWFEAWGIERPEAIVLDLDTAEAKVRLQCMDIRRRMARAAKGLFGEDVRIVALTGDSFFDKLISHPEVERTYLNHSAAAELREGKAYDRFTYGNIEFVNYRGTDDQSTVAIPTDEARFFPVGVPDLFQVGFAPGESYDAVNRKAQELYARVILDRDRDEWSQYELTSYPLHICTRPEVLLTGKVSA, from the coding sequence ATGGATATCTTCCAGCACGAGGCTTTCTCCCAGGCCTCGTTGACCCATGCCGCCTCGAAGATCCCGTTCCGGCCGCGATTGCTCGGCCAGATGGGGCTCTTCCAGCACAAGCACAGCTTTACTACCGTGCTGAAGGTCGAGCGCCGCGACGGCGTGTTGCGCCTGGTGCCGACCTCGCCGCGCGGGGCGCCGCACCAGCACTCCCCGGGCGGCAAGCGCGAGATCCAGTTCTTCGAACCACCCCGGCTCCAGGACGGCTTTACCCTTTATGCCGACGAGCTTCAGAATATCCGCCAGTTCGCGTCGAACGAGCTGGCCGACGTCCAGCGCGAGTTCGCCGAGCGCAAGCTTCAGCCCCGCGACAATCTGGAACTGACCATGGAGCATCACCGCGTCGGGGCGGTGCAGGGGATCGTCCTCGACGCCGATGGCGAGACGGTGCTGATCGACTGGTTCGAGGCCTGGGGCATCGAGCGGCCCGAGGCGATCGTCCTCGACCTCGACACGGCCGAAGCCAAGGTGCGCCTGCAATGCATGGATATCCGCCGGCGCATGGCGCGGGCGGCCAAAGGGCTGTTCGGCGAGGATGTGCGCATCGTCGCACTGACGGGCGACAGCTTCTTCGACAAGTTGATCAGCCACCCGGAGGTCGAGCGCACCTATCTGAACCACTCGGCGGCGGCCGAGCTGCGCGAGGGCAAGGCCTATGACCGGTTTACCTACGGCAATATCGAGTTCGTGAACTATCGCGGCACCGACGACCAGTCGACGGTGGCGATCCCCACCGACGAGGCGCGGTTCTTCCCTGTCGGTGTGCCCGATCTGTTCCAGGTCGGCTTCGCGCCCGGCGAATCCTATGACGCCGTAAACCGTAAGGCCCAGGAACTCTATGCCCGGGTCATCCTCGACCGCGACCGGGATGAATGGTCCCAGTACGAGCTGACCAGCTATCCGCTGCATATCTGCACCCGCCCGGAGGTGCTGTTGACCGGCAAGGTATCGGCATGA
- a CDS encoding phage tail assembly protein, which produces MTKAVTEITLSHPLDDGRTSLRLRRPRTGDLRRMQEYGNQAEQTFYLVGQLAELGPEEVDQIDVEDFEAIALAIEGMLGKRGKPSGRAASKR; this is translated from the coding sequence ATGACCAAAGCCGTCACGGAAATCACCCTGTCCCATCCGCTGGATGACGGGCGCACGAGTTTGCGCCTGCGCCGACCGCGCACCGGCGATCTGCGCCGTATGCAGGAGTACGGCAATCAGGCCGAACAGACCTTCTATCTGGTCGGCCAGCTGGCTGAATTGGGTCCCGAAGAAGTTGATCAGATCGATGTCGAGGACTTCGAGGCCATCGCCCTGGCGATCGAGGGAATGCTGGGAAAGCGCGGCAAACCATCGGGTCGCGCGGCCTCGAAGCGCTGA
- a CDS encoding GPW/gp25 family protein, with translation MQGMNAITGQPVAGTDHLAQSIRDILTTRVGTRVMRRAYGSDLPRLVDAPLTPATVVDFYAATARALRRWEPRLRLTRVQAVAGSRPGQVVLSLSGRVVADNQSVSLTVELSP, from the coding sequence ATGCAAGGCATGAACGCCATCACCGGCCAGCCTGTGGCCGGAACGGATCATCTCGCCCAGTCGATCCGCGACATCCTGACCACGCGGGTCGGCACGCGGGTGATGAGGCGGGCGTACGGCTCGGACCTGCCGCGTCTGGTCGACGCCCCGCTGACGCCGGCGACCGTCGTCGATTTCTATGCCGCCACCGCCAGGGCCCTGCGCCGGTGGGAGCCACGCCTGCGCCTGACCCGGGTCCAGGCGGTCGCCGGATCGCGTCCCGGCCAGGTGGTGTTGAGCCTGTCCGGCCGGGTGGTCGCCGACAATCAATCCGTTTCCCTGACCGTGGAGCTGTCGCCATGA
- a CDS encoding phage major tail tube protein has translation MKHPRVLKDFNLFIDGEGYIGRAEEVTLPVLELNTDEYRGAGMDAPVDIDIGMNKLRVSLGLKDFDDRVHRVFAKPELPITVRGEIQAQGEPSRAVLAQMRGMFTKVDAGAWQPGSPGKLSGEGTLTFYKLTIDGREAAYIDIMNTVRRIDGVDHLAERREILGI, from the coding sequence ATGAAACACCCGCGTGTCCTGAAGGACTTCAATCTCTTCATCGACGGCGAAGGCTATATCGGCCGCGCCGAGGAGGTGACGCTGCCGGTGCTGGAGCTGAACACCGACGAGTATCGCGGCGCCGGCATGGACGCCCCGGTCGATATCGATATCGGCATGAACAAGCTGCGGGTTTCGCTGGGGCTGAAGGATTTCGACGACCGCGTTCACCGGGTGTTCGCCAAGCCGGAATTGCCCATTACCGTGCGCGGCGAGATCCAGGCCCAGGGCGAGCCCAGCCGGGCCGTCCTGGCCCAGATGCGCGGCATGTTCACCAAGGTCGATGCCGGCGCCTGGCAGCCCGGCTCCCCCGGCAAGCTGTCGGGCGAGGGGACGCTGACCTTCTACAAGCTGACCATCGACGGCCGCGAAGCCGCCTATATCGACATCATGAACACGGTCCGCCGCATCGACGGTGTCGACCATCTGGCCGAGCGGCGCGAGATCCTCGGCATCTGA
- a CDS encoding GpE family phage tail protein — protein MGSRGLEALIAVVAAVFHWPLSEIDQLTPAELVAWADRAIACHKALSPRM, from the coding sequence ATCGGGTCGCGCGGCCTCGAAGCGCTGATCGCGGTTGTTGCGGCGGTCTTCCACTGGCCGCTGTCGGAGATCGACCAGCTGACCCCGGCCGAGCTGGTCGCCTGGGCCGACCGGGCGATCGCCTGCCACAAGGCGCTCAGTCCCCGCATGTGA
- a CDS encoding phage tail sheath subtilisin-like domain-containing protein, with translation MPNSFLHGVEVVEIDHGPRPIRTVRSSVIGVVGTAPDADAQVFPLDTPVLVAGSRREAAGLGEAGTLPDALASIFDQVGAMVVVIRVAEGSDDSDTRANVIGGVDAETDAYTGVHALKAAQSGLGLTPRLLIAPGFTHQRPPDPDDPDRLLANPVVAALQAIAKQLRAAIIADGPDTTDEAAIGYRGDWGSARVFLVDPHVRVDRGGIRTVPVSAAVAGLIARIDAERGFWWSPSNQELFGIIGTARPVDFRLGDRNARANYLNENDVATVIRENGYRLWGNRTCSSDPRWAFLSVRRTADMVNESVQRAHLWAVDRAISRTYIEDVTEGVNGYLRSLKARGAILGGECWPDPDLNTPANISQGKVYFNFDFTAPYPAEHITFRSMMTDGYLEELVA, from the coding sequence ATGCCTAATTCCTTTCTTCACGGCGTCGAGGTCGTCGAGATCGACCACGGCCCACGCCCGATCCGCACGGTGCGCTCGAGCGTCATCGGCGTTGTCGGCACCGCGCCCGACGCCGATGCGCAAGTCTTTCCCCTCGACACGCCGGTGCTCGTCGCCGGCAGTCGCCGCGAGGCGGCCGGACTGGGCGAGGCCGGCACGCTGCCCGACGCGCTTGCCTCGATCTTCGACCAGGTCGGCGCGATGGTGGTGGTCATCCGGGTGGCCGAGGGCAGTGACGACAGCGACACCCGCGCCAACGTCATCGGCGGGGTCGACGCCGAGACCGACGCCTATACCGGCGTGCATGCGCTCAAGGCCGCCCAGTCCGGGCTGGGGCTGACGCCGCGCCTGCTGATCGCGCCGGGCTTCACCCATCAGCGCCCGCCCGACCCGGACGATCCCGACCGGCTGCTGGCCAACCCGGTGGTCGCCGCCCTGCAGGCGATCGCGAAGCAGCTGCGCGCCGCCATCATCGCGGACGGCCCGGACACGACCGATGAGGCGGCGATCGGGTATCGCGGCGACTGGGGCAGCGCGCGCGTGTTCCTGGTCGATCCGCATGTCAGGGTCGATCGCGGCGGGATCCGCACGGTCCCGGTCAGCGCCGCCGTGGCCGGGCTGATCGCCCGCATCGACGCCGAGCGCGGCTTCTGGTGGAGCCCATCGAACCAGGAGCTGTTCGGCATCATCGGCACCGCGCGGCCGGTGGACTTCCGGCTCGGCGACCGCAACGCACGCGCCAACTATCTGAACGAGAACGACGTCGCCACCGTCATCCGCGAGAACGGCTATCGGCTGTGGGGCAACCGCACCTGTTCGTCGGATCCGCGCTGGGCGTTCCTCAGCGTCCGGCGCACCGCCGACATGGTCAACGAGTCGGTCCAGCGCGCGCATCTCTGGGCCGTCGATCGCGCCATCTCCCGGACCTACATCGAGGACGTGACCGAAGGCGTGAACGGCTATCTGCGCAGTCTCAAGGCCCGCGGCGCGATCCTGGGCGGCGAGTGCTGGCCCGATCCCGACCTCAACACGCCCGCCAACATCTCCCAGGGCAAGGTCTACTTCAACTTCGACTTCACCGCGCCGTATCCGGCCGAACACATCACGTTCCGGTCGATGATGACCGACGGCTATCTGGAGGAACTGGTCGCATGA
- a CDS encoding PAAR domain-containing protein, whose amino-acid sequence MPPATRLGDLCTGHDCWPSRPSVAGSGDVRIERKAAHRVGDAWDVHCCVDRSSDCHAGVLAAGSGTVRINGRPAGRIGDPVSCGSAVATGAATVRIGG is encoded by the coding sequence ATGCCCCCAGCCACCCGCCTCGGCGATCTCTGCACCGGCCATGACTGCTGGCCGTCCCGGCCGTCGGTCGCGGGTAGTGGCGATGTCCGGATCGAGAGGAAGGCCGCGCATCGCGTTGGTGACGCCTGGGACGTGCATTGCTGCGTCGACCGGTCGAGCGATTGCCATGCCGGGGTTCTGGCGGCCGGGTCCGGCACCGTGCGGATCAACGGCCGCCCGGCCGGTCGGATCGGCGACCCTGTGAGTTGCGGCTCGGCGGTCGCGACCGGCGCCGCCACGGTGCGCATCGGCGGATAA
- a CDS encoding phage baseplate assembly protein V codes for MAERPTLDRDLSEAERRIAGLVQYAVVTEASYDPPRLRVSTGPVTSNWIPFATARAGQDRTWHPPEVGEQVVVICPGGDLNQGCVVGSLYRAAHPPPADSADIHRTEYADGTVVEHDRAQGLTRIAAKGRVRVEAEGDITLRSKGAIAIRAEGPITINGATVDIN; via the coding sequence ATGGCCGAACGCCCGACCCTCGATCGCGACCTGTCTGAGGCCGAACGCCGGATCGCCGGGCTGGTCCAGTACGCCGTGGTGACCGAGGCCAGCTACGACCCGCCGCGCCTGCGCGTCTCGACCGGGCCGGTCACCAGCAACTGGATCCCCTTCGCCACGGCGCGCGCCGGGCAGGACCGGACTTGGCACCCGCCGGAGGTGGGGGAACAGGTGGTAGTGATCTGTCCCGGTGGCGATCTCAATCAGGGCTGCGTGGTCGGCTCGCTCTACCGCGCCGCCCATCCGCCCCCGGCCGACAGTGCCGATATCCACCGTACCGAATATGCCGACGGCACCGTCGTCGAGCATGACCGCGCCCAGGGCCTGACCCGCATCGCCGCCAAGGGGCGGGTCAGGGTTGAAGCCGAGGGGGACATAACGCTACGCTCGAAAGGGGCGATCGCGATCCGGGCCGAGGGGCCGATCACGATCAATGGGGCGACGGTGGATATTAATTAA